TAGGTATTTCATGGTAAAAAATAAATACAATGTGAAATAGAGTATACTAATGTGGCTGTAGTTATGTGAATATAAATGAGAAGTTTACTGGCTGGTTTGACATATCTGCTTACTGAACTCATAACATCAGGCTTGCTATTGGTGATTATAAAAAAAGTCATAAAAAACGGAGTATTTAATGAGGCTGAATCTCTGCTAGACATGGTAGAATCATTGGATAGGTGATATTTATAGCATAGGCCTACCAGAGAGTTACCTTTTTGCTTTTTGCTGCTGAACCTAATGTAAATATTCCAGCACCTctttagaaaaaataaaaagaactgTTTCATGTGCTTTTTGTTCAATGAAACTCTTTTTGAGAATAAAACATTGAGACATGCATGATCTGAATACCTGTTTTATATAGTAGAGCCTCTCATCTACCTAACTAATATCTCAATCTCAGCTAATTGGATGAAAATAATATCCCATACCTTGCTGCTGTTATATCTCTGCTATTATTATGTTGaatgaaatttgctgaaaataaTATCTTGATATCTCTTGTGTTATGCTGTCATCTtacttttgaaataattgtttCAATAGGATGATGGAATTCTGGTCATCCCCACAGTTGCTGAGACTCCCCCAAAGGTTGGTGCAAAGGAGATTCAATCCGAGGACTATCAGATTAGGTCATGCTCATTTTCAAGCATAGCTAGCATGTCAGGTGGCTGTCAGGTGAatatctccctctctctctctctctggtgCTTCTGGACCCCAAACACAGAAATTTATATTGGCCTTAGGTAGTTGATCAACCCAGCGTTCAATCAGACGTCTCTAATCCTATATGCTTCCCTATTGTAGGTCTGTGTACCAATGGGATTTCATGGTAAATGCCCAATTTCTGTGTCCTTTGTAGCAAGGCAGGGAGGTGACAGATTTTTGCTCGACACCATACAGACCATGTATGCATCTCTCCAGGAACAAGCAGAATTAGCCACAAAATCATCAGCGTCTGGTAACGCCTTGAGCAAGGAAACATCTGCCGAAATGGCTAAAGAGAAGGTACACAGATAACTTGCTGTGGATTTCCGATGGACATCGGTGTCGGTTTCTTAAATTATCGAGTTTGCCATAACCATCTATTTTCTGTGTTTTATGTGTGAGTTTTTTTAATTTGACCCTATCACTTGTTGCATTTTCCTGACCTCTCCCACTTTTAGACATCAGGCTTTCTCTTTTGGTGTCCAATATGCTCGATACTTAAACAAGTGATTAGCGTTTTCATGATggccatagtttttttttttttcccagtgCTGAAACTGTTTATCAGAACAAGAATTTGTAGGTGGGTCCTTAGCAAACAAAGTAATCGAATTTGTAGGCGGATCGAAGATCCCTTTAGCACGCTATGTCAGTTACGTGGTTCATCCTACCTCTTCATTGCCACTTCCTCAATTAGGGAACATTAGTAAATCAGTGATGTATATCCTCTCTGAAGTGACCAAGTTTCTTCAGCCATTGAGCAGACTGAAAGAATTATAGTATGGAGTCATAAGCCTTACAGCGGGAGCTCAGTGGTGTTGAGCTTGGAGCAATTTCGATCCCAGCAGTCGGACCTTGATTGACAAATTTGAAGTGACACTAGAGCTGAGGAGTGAGAAACTTATAAATATAATTATTTAGTGGAAGTGACAAGCTAGCTTTTTGGCTAATGACACCTTCACTATTGCTTTGTTTCATCAATTTTTGGGTTATTTTGGGGCTCCCCTTAATATTCACAGATTTGGTCCTTATACTATATATAATTTTTCACAGGGTAACCAAGCCTTCAAAGAGAAACAGTGGCAGAATGCAATTGGCTTCTACACAGAGGCTATCAAACTCAATGGTAACAGTGCGACATACTTTAGCAACAGGGCTGCAGCTCAGTTGGAGATGGGAAAGTAATTTGTTTCTCCATGTCCCCCTCTTTCTATTACTGTGCTTGTCaaattcttttcttttaatttttaattcTCCATCCAGTTTCCTTCAAGCCGAAGCCGATAGCAGTAAAGCCATTGATCTTGATAAGAAGGTGCGCTCTCCTACCTCACCAGCTCCCATGTGTTTAGCTAGTATAGTTTTCAGTGTAATCCATTGTTACCTAGTAACATATTACAGAAAAACTCAATTTGTTTTCTCATGCCACGGCCTTTATTTCTTCAGCATATCGTGTGATTGAGTTCTAGTTCTCTTTAGAAACTTATTGCCTTAGTGATCCTGTAAAAGGTTGTTGTGAGGTAGAAACAGAGTTAATTATTGGTAGACTTTATTTGTTTGGGTTTGGGGGATTGGGGAAGAAGGTTTTGGGTACTGTGCTTAAGTTTGAGAAATAAGGTTTATTGTTATTTGATGCTTGCTACTatgtgttgtttcttgtacttcaattatcttatttatctgtggtagctactgcttcCTTTTCTCAGACTGCTCTATCATGACTTGtttgctttctttagtttcattttcattttgctttgaactgcttgtgcttatctgacATTTtcttatgttttctcttgagccgagggtcttccggaaacagcctccctatcttccgagataggggtaaggtctgcgtacactttaccctccccagatcccacattgtgggatttcactgggtatgttgttgttgtagtagtggACTTGCGTATTCTACATTCATGGTAAGCTAGTATGCCATATAAATGTGTTTTCTTTTTGAAGCTTTGATTCTTATTtgctttgttcttgctcttgctcACGTTTCTTATGCTTTTCTGAGGAGAACGTTCTTGCTTTTCTTCCCCGCAGAATGTCAAGGCTTACTTAAGAAGGGGCACAGCACGAGAAATGCTGGGCTACTATAAAGAGGCTATTGAAGGTGAGTCTCAGTAACTTCAGCTGTTAATTCCTATTTTCTTCATAAGCAAACTTTACAGCTGAATCACATTTGTGGAGAAAAGTACTCTAAGATGATCTGTCAAACGGGCGACTTCAACTAGGACTAATACCTAGAGCACTTTAGTTGGATTCTGAATAAGAAAAACATGTGCTAAAGATTGGTTGGCTCGAAAGAAATTGAACCCAATCCTGGGAGCAAAACTGATAGCCGGAACTCATAGATGACCGACATGTCCATCCTAAAACTTGTGTTTGCAGTGTTCTCTTACACTCTAGTTTCCTTGTTATCTTTTGCAGATTTCAGATACGCACTTGTTCTTGAACCAACCAACAAAAGAGCATCTCAGTCTGCTGACAGGCTGAAGAAGTTGTTTCCATAGGTCTTTAGAAGGAAACATAATTAGAATGATTGCTGTTGCAGAGCCCTTTTTGTGTCGAAACGGGTGATCTCTGCAGGAATATGATGAATTGGATGATTGGAAGTACGAGAAATGAAGGAAAGGTGTTGAAATTCTTCCTTGCACATGGTACTTTGAAGCTGAGGAGCGACCCCTTAGATCTCGGCATAGTTTGGTGGCTGCAGCTTAAAAATATACTAGGAGTTTTGAAGTCTAGTGCAATTTTGTTTAGTAGATATTGCATTCAAATTGTAACGTTGCGAGCTATTACTTCATCGTTCAGCATAACCAAATTCATTTTATTGGGAACAAACATTATTCTAAGGTACTAAACACGGAATTAAAGCACTCTTGAGGTATGCATGGGAAGCAAGGTCACCTTCTCGTTCCTAGTACTTCTAGTGGATAACTGTCCTGAAATGTGGGCTTTTGGGTAGAACAATGTATTCCTGTGgtcagaaaagaaaaataaattcaaCTGGGTCAATGTTATTGTTGGGTGTTGCACAATGAAGTGGTTTGAGGACATTGAGTTTTAATAGGCTTCTATGCTTTATTGAGTAAAAAATTATATAAGCTCCGACAAACGTGTGTGAGAGCCTTCACTTGCCAGCGTTACAAGGCTTTTGATGTCAGTGCACTACTCTATCCTAATTTATAACGCAATGTTTGATTGGCTGTGGTGCtaagagaaaaaaattgaaacttaTGGTTTAAAACAGGTTATAGACATTTGTATAGGAGGGTAAAACAAGAAATTAAGGTTTAATTATTTTTAGATAATTAGGATATTCTGggataaattaaaaaaagaagagtATGATACATAAGTAGGGACATACGGAGTATTATAAAAGATACCAAACCATTCTTGAAACCAAAATCGACTTTTGTGACCCCAGCTGGTGATCATTGCAGTCTCACCGGCAATCAAGTCACGACCAGATGTCGAATCCGATGTTCAATAGAATATCTTCGAACGAAGTTATTTCTAAAATTATTCATTGATGATGCTGATGGTGGTGGTTATCATGAACTAGGTACGTCAAAATAGTTCCCCCCCTCCCCCcgggtcaaaaaaaaaaagatttcactTAGCTATTTACACATTCCTTAAAAAAATACGAACTCCTAGATAAAAATAGATAATTCAATTAAATTATCCTTAATTAAGTAGGCTTTGGAATTTGATCATATGACATTTAATAGGagcaaatctaaaaaaaaaaaagtttttttttttttttaatttgataagTGGATAatttttttgacccaaaataaaataaaattaagtgtACACTTTTTTTGATGCAGTACTTTGTTATGCATTCCAACTGACGATGATGAAAAAATAGGGAAGTCAAAAATAGAAAGGACTAGATCACACTTTACAGGAATTTTGAGAACTACTTTTATTAGTGTTAACTGGGTATAAAACCAACGTGAACAAAAAGTGACCAAAATCTTTTTAAGTACAGTtcattcatcatcatcatcgcagGCAAACAGTTCATCAAGTTGATCATCTGTCCATTGAGGAAGTGACACCTTCGAAGCAATTGGTTGTCTATGATCCTTTTCATCAGGTACCGGAATTTCTGGATCAAAGTGGTTCTTTGTTGGACCATCTCTTTTGTTCCCCGGCGTGAGGACACCCTGAGATCCCATTTGCTGATCATTATTTTCATTAAGAGCGCCTCTATTTCTAACTGTTCCATCAAATCCTTTTGCACTACTCTGTCTCTGATCGAGACATTCTCTGTTTACCACGGAGGTCTTTGTAAAGGCACTACTATTGTTGCATAGGTAGCTATTTGGAGCTAGATTTTCCTTCTCCATTTGAATCTCGTTATGCAAACTTCCACCTGCAGACATGCACTCTATGGTCCTATCGTCTAGGATTCCTTCAATTGTTTCTTTGTCTGGAATGGAAATCCTCTGCGGTGCGCTAGCTTTTCCAGCAGAGGCTGATGCTGCTAATTTTATATGATAATAATTAGCCAGGATACTAGAAACCTTTCTTATAAACCATTGATAGTGCAACAGTCTAAAGAAAATGTTCCTAATATACAGACTtgtcatagttcataataaaaaagaaatatcAACCCTTACCACTTTCAGGATCACTGTAATTTACTTCATATGCTGCTAGGCTGTTCGCTAATGGAGGTCCACTTTCCTTGCAGAAAACCTGCATCATAGGAGTATACTCAAAGCTTTATCAATCATGAATCGTGATACAAGATTGACAATTTTTACAGCGTCCTTATGTACTCACAAGATTATGAACCTTATATGGTACCCAGTGGACGTGCATATGAGGCTAAAGTGCTCACTGTACAATATCAGATTAGAGGATACAAGATAAATAACGGCAACTTCCAGTAGTCTTCGACTGATAGCCTTAGGGCAAGTGAAAGATCTAAAACTCTTGCATACAATTCCTTTGTTACTTGCAGATGTTTTATACTGAGTTATTTTAGTATCTAAGAGCAAAGCAGAGACAGAGAGAGCACTAGAGAATGCTAACTCACGATGAAGGGAgatataatcatatacatattgaCGGAGTCATGTCCCAGGCAACTACATCCATTACACGGACAAAGTAACATAACCACATATGCAGACAATTCAAGCATGCAGGTGTATGGAGATTACAAACAAATAAATAGCGATAATGTCATTTCCACCAAATCCTTTTCTACATCGACTGTATCCAATTATGCAAGTTGCACTAAGAAGAAATGAGCTCAATTGACATTGAAGACATAAAGTTTTCAGTGTTTGTTTAACTTGAATTTACAAACACAGCATTATCCACATAAAGCATGTTCAGCGATAATAAATGATTGGCAACATAGGGACCTGATTAGAAGCACCTGTATAACATTTTTGGCAGTGATTGATATTTCATAAAATGAAATTAACCAAGTCTATGATCATTTAAGGGTCAACATGCAGGAGATGGACATTTTACGAAAAGCATTCCTAATGGAACCATGCTTTTCATCCCTAAAACACAACTTCTGACTTAGAACTACAGTAATCTCAGTTTTGCAGTTACAAAAACTTCTCAGGTACACGGTGCATGAAGGGGAAGCAGCTGGTTCAGCTAATTAGAACAGGCATATAACTTCAAGAAACAAATTGAAAAAAATTCTCACATTTATTTAATCTTGTTCCTGAAAGATTGAAGTCAATGCTAGCAATGTATGGATGTAATGATTGAAACGGATGTAATGATTGCTGTTTCACAATAGTAGGCTAAGCATGTGTCTTATAAAAAATTACAGGCAAAGCATGCACACCTTTGTCAGGTTCCCCAGTGTTATGTTAAGATAATATGCTGAGCTTGAAGGGCGAAACACTGCAACCTGGATTCCAATATTAGGTCAATGGTTtttaagtaatatgaaaatattaCACGTCAATTATGTTTTGGAGATCTTAGAAGATATAACAGGGAGAAGACAAGTGAGAGAAAATAATGTGGGAAAGACCCTCCACCTTCAACAAAGAGTTCTAGGCTTCGAGTAAAAGAGAGCCAAGTGGGATAAGGCCAAAACTGTTGACTCCTGGGAAGGAGTTTAGAGGTGGGTTGGAACATGTCAAAAAGAGGATGGATAGTAACAGGAAGAACCTTTTGCAGTATCAAAACTGAGCCAATACAAATATCCTTTCCGTGCGGACTTTCGCTAAGTACTTTGTGATGAATGCTAGCACCAATTGAACCTGTAGGATCCTAAATTTGGAACTAAGCAAATCAGTTGCAACTTGCAAACTTCTTTTCACTGTTATCAACATTATGCTCAAAAGAACTATACCTTCAAAGTCACCATCAGACCACCAAGACCATTCTGTGTGCAAGACTTAACAACTGCCACAACCTATGAAAACAATAATTGCCAGGATTAAGAGCCAATTGCAGAAAAGTAGTTAACCGTACTGAATAATAGAAGCCAAAAAGACTTCTGAACTCTTTATGGTTGCTAACTTTTATCTTATCATATATTTTTGCCACTCCCAAAGTGAAAAATAAGTTATCACAAGTAGTTAACCATCTATATTTGGTAGTTCCCACTGTTACGCATTGTGTCAAAGCGTAAAATTGCTTAGATTAAGACTTCATTTAGATTATCAGAAACCTGTTTAGTGATACAACTATTGTCTCAGTTACTTTCTGGAAAATATCGTTCTTGTATTCACTTTTCTAA
The nucleotide sequence above comes from Lycium barbarum isolate Lr01 chromosome 3, ASM1917538v2, whole genome shotgun sequence. Encoded proteins:
- the LOC132633199 gene encoding uncharacterized protein LOC132633199 isoform X2, with the translated sequence MEPWEALDVDDSDLHSLLRPCKRRLHHQNPNLSTSTSSSPPLEISQLENSHNNQLQSPPQQRIIPGPAGAVQAAMQQRTHDRQSHNSMSGDNTIPTQEYIRRAVENSSDFDYDFQSNPWLCALEFVGEENGKIQCTPLSSVNKCLNAARVDQVVAVVKSCTQNGLGGLMVTLKDPTGSIGASIHHKVLSESPHGKDICIGSVLILQKVAVFRPSSSAYYLNITLGNLTKVFCKESGPPLANSLAAYEVNYSDPESASASAGKASAPQRISIPDKETIEGILDDRTIECMSAGGSLHNEIQMEKENLAPNSYLCNNSSAFTKTSVVNRECLDQRQSSAKGFDGTVRNRGALNENNDQQMGSQGVLTPGNKRDGPTKNHFDPEIPVPDEKDHRQPIASKVSLPQWTDDQLDELFACDDDDE
- the LOC132633199 gene encoding uncharacterized protein LOC132633199 isoform X4; amino-acid sequence: MEPWEALDVDDSDLHSLLRPCKRRLHHQNPNLSTSTSSSPPLEISQLENSHNNQLQSPPQQRIIPGPAGAVQAAMQQRTHDRQSHNSMSGDNTIPTQEYIRRAVENSSDFDYDFQSNPWLCALEFVGEENGKIQCTPLSSVNKCLNAARVDQVVAVVKSCTQNGLGGLMVTLKVFCKESGPPLANSLAAYEVNYSDPESASASAGKASAPQRISIPDKETIEGILDDRTIECMSAGGSLHNEIQMEKENLAPNSYLCNNSSAFTKTSVVNRECLDQRQSSAKGFDGTVRNRGALNENNDQQMGSQGVLTPGNKRDGPTKNHFDPEIPVPDEKDHRQPIASKVSLPQWTDDQLDELFACDDDDE
- the LOC132633199 gene encoding uncharacterized protein LOC132633199 isoform X1; protein product: MEPWEALDVDDSDLHSLLRPCKRRLHHQNPNLSTSTSSSPPLEISQLENSHNNQLQSPPQQRIIPGPAGAVQAAMQQRTHDRQSHNSMSGDNTIPTQEYIRRAVENSSDFDYDFQSNPWLCALEFVGEENGKIQCTPLSSVNKCLNAARVDQVVAVVKSCTQNGLGGLMVTLKDPTGSIGASIHHKVLSESPHGKDICIGSVLILQKVAVFRPSSSAYYLNITLGNLTKVFCKESGPPLANSLAAYEVNYSDPESAASASAGKASAPQRISIPDKETIEGILDDRTIECMSAGGSLHNEIQMEKENLAPNSYLCNNSSAFTKTSVVNRECLDQRQSSAKGFDGTVRNRGALNENNDQQMGSQGVLTPGNKRDGPTKNHFDPEIPVPDEKDHRQPIASKVSLPQWTDDQLDELFACDDDDE
- the LOC132633199 gene encoding uncharacterized protein LOC132633199 isoform X3; the protein is MEPWEALDVDDSDLHSLLRPCKRRLHHQNPNLSTSTSSSPPLEISQLENSHNNQLQSPPQQRIIPGPAGAVQAAMQQRTHDRQSHNSMSGDNTIPTQEYIRRAVENSSDFDYDFQSNPWLCALEFVGEENGKIQCTPLSSVNKCLNAARVDQVVAVVKSCTQNGLGGLMVTLKVFCKESGPPLANSLAAYEVNYSDPESAASASAGKASAPQRISIPDKETIEGILDDRTIECMSAGGSLHNEIQMEKENLAPNSYLCNNSSAFTKTSVVNRECLDQRQSSAKGFDGTVRNRGALNENNDQQMGSQGVLTPGNKRDGPTKNHFDPEIPVPDEKDHRQPIASKVSLPQWTDDQLDELFACDDDDE